From the genome of Haemophilus parainfluenzae, one region includes:
- the rimO gene encoding 30S ribosomal protein S12 methylthiotransferase RimO, whose translation MQKSTPNIGFVSLGCPKNLVDSERILTELRTDGYNIVPSYENVDLVIVNTCGFIDSAVQESLEAIGEALEENGRVIVTGCLGAKEDQIRQVHPKVLEVSGPHSYETVMAQVHKYVPKPEHNPYTSLVPKQGVKLTPKHYAYLKISEGCDHRCTFCIIPSLRGDLESRSITQVLDEAKRLADAGVKELLVVSQDTSAYAMDTQRKEGGVKTAFWNGMPIKNDLMTLCKQLGKLGIWVRLHYVYPYPHVDDLIPLMAEGLLLPYLDIPLQHASPKILKAMKRPGKIDRTLERIKQWREICPDLTLRSTFIVGFPGETEEDFQMLLDFLKEAQLDRVGCFKFSPVEGAPATEMADQVPEDVKEERFHRFMQLQQEISAERLKQKIGQTLDVIVDEIDNEGIIGRTKADAPEVDGLVYIENLSGTPVKVGEFIKVTITHSDEYDLWGTC comes from the coding sequence ATGCAAAAATCAACGCCGAATATTGGCTTTGTAAGTTTAGGTTGTCCTAAAAATTTAGTGGATTCTGAACGTATTCTGACTGAATTACGTACTGACGGATATAACATTGTACCAAGTTATGAAAATGTGGACTTGGTTATTGTGAATACTTGTGGCTTTATTGATAGCGCTGTACAGGAATCCTTAGAAGCCATTGGAGAGGCGTTGGAAGAAAACGGACGTGTGATTGTGACGGGTTGTTTGGGTGCGAAAGAAGATCAAATTCGTCAAGTTCACCCGAAAGTATTGGAAGTAAGCGGTCCGCACAGTTATGAAACGGTAATGGCACAAGTACACAAGTACGTTCCTAAACCAGAGCATAATCCTTACACCAGCCTTGTACCAAAACAAGGGGTGAAATTAACACCAAAACACTACGCTTATTTGAAAATCTCAGAAGGCTGTGATCATCGTTGTACATTCTGTATAATCCCTTCATTACGTGGGGATTTAGAAAGCCGCTCTATCACACAAGTATTGGATGAAGCAAAACGTCTTGCTGATGCGGGCGTGAAAGAGTTATTGGTTGTTTCACAAGATACTTCTGCTTATGCGATGGATACACAACGCAAAGAAGGTGGCGTAAAAACGGCCTTCTGGAATGGTATGCCAATTAAAAATGACTTAATGACCTTGTGTAAACAGCTTGGTAAATTAGGTATTTGGGTACGTTTACACTACGTTTATCCTTATCCGCACGTGGATGATTTAATCCCATTAATGGCGGAAGGTTTATTATTGCCTTATTTGGATATTCCATTACAACATGCGAGTCCGAAAATTTTAAAAGCAATGAAAAGACCAGGAAAAATTGACCGCACTTTAGAGCGTATCAAGCAATGGCGTGAGATTTGTCCAGATTTAACTTTGCGTTCAACTTTCATCGTAGGTTTCCCAGGTGAAACAGAAGAAGACTTCCAAATGTTATTGGATTTCTTAAAAGAAGCACAACTTGATCGCGTGGGCTGTTTCAAATTTAGCCCAGTAGAAGGCGCACCTGCAACTGAAATGGCTGACCAAGTGCCTGAAGATGTAAAAGAAGAACGTTTCCACCGCTTTATGCAGTTACAACAAGAAATTTCGGCTGAACGATTAAAACAAAAAATTGGCCAAACGCTTGATGTAATTGTGGATGAAATTGATAACGAAGGTATTATCGGCCGTACAAAAGCCGATGCACCCGAAGTTGATGGCTTAGTTTATATTGAAAATCTAAGTGGCACGCCTGTGAAAGTGGGCGAATTTATTAAAGTAACCATTACCCATTCAGATGAATACGATCTGTGGGGAACCTGTTAA
- a CDS encoding MgtC/SapB family protein: MENSSLFSTALEQTAYLLILGKMLLALVLGGIIGLERELKHKPVGVKTCAIIAVTTCVLTIVSIQAAEHYAQVSDNIRTDPMRLAAQVISGIGFLGAGVILHKKNDAISGLTTAAIIWAAAAIGVATGAGFIFDAIIATLMILIAIRISPIVQRYVRRKTYKKRTRLSIQLSSANGISKVTDLLLKHDYRIENISVKDQASGEVRLQVRCYNIDNEMLKDVYTLLKTEDEVLSVDVEN; this comes from the coding sequence ATGGAAAATTCTTCTCTTTTTTCGACCGCTCTTGAACAGACGGCTTATTTACTTATCCTAGGGAAAATGCTACTCGCACTTGTGCTTGGCGGGATTATTGGCTTAGAACGTGAACTTAAGCACAAACCGGTTGGAGTCAAAACCTGTGCCATTATTGCGGTGACGACTTGTGTACTGACGATTGTATCTATTCAAGCTGCAGAACATTATGCACAAGTTTCAGATAATATCCGAACTGACCCTATGCGACTTGCCGCTCAAGTAATCAGTGGTATCGGTTTCTTAGGTGCTGGGGTAATTTTACACAAGAAAAATGATGCGATTTCAGGCTTAACCACTGCAGCTATTATTTGGGCTGCAGCGGCTATCGGTGTAGCAACAGGTGCAGGCTTTATTTTTGATGCGATTATTGCCACTTTAATGATTTTAATCGCCATCCGTATCAGCCCGATTGTGCAACGTTATGTTCGTCGCAAAACCTATAAAAAACGTACTCGCTTATCCATTCAACTGAGCTCTGCTAACGGTATCAGTAAAGTGACAGATTTATTATTGAAACATGATTACCGCATTGAAAATATCTCGGTAAAAGATCAAGCTAGCGGTGAAGTTCGCTTGCAAGTACGATGCTACAATATTGATAATGAAATGCTAAAAGATGTCTATACGCTATTAAAAACAGAAGATGAAGTACTGAGTGTGGATGTAGAAAATTAA
- the mutS gene encoding DNA mismatch repair protein MutS → MNLQDNFDQHTPMMQQYLKLKAENPDILLFYRMGDFYELFYDDAKKAAALLDISLTKRGQSAGNPIPMAGVPYHAVEGYLAKLVQLGEPVAICEQVGDPATSKGPVERKIVRIVTPGTVSDEALLPERQDNLIVAVYQEKEKFGLATLDMTSGRFQLCEPHSKEALQAELQRINPVELLYCEDFAEMAIIEHYKGLRRRPIWEFELSTAISELNRQFGTKDLRAFGVEKSPLGLAAAGCLLQYAKETQRASLPHIQSISVIQNNDNIQLDAATRRNLELTQNLAGGTENTLASVLDKCVTPMGSRLLKRWIHQPIRQTDILLKRQKTIGEIIEQDLYHELQPYLQQVGDMERILTRVALRSARPRDLTRLRTALEQIEPIKSLIHTKTSSNLTALSAQIDDFSAQIELLQKAIIETPPLLIRDGGVIAEGYNAELDEWRTLSAGATQYLENLEQRERESTGIDTLKIGFNAVHGYYIQISQGQAHKAPIHYVRRQTLKNAERYIIPELKEYEDKVLKSKGAALALEKQLYDELFDLLLPHLGQLQLASLALSELDVLVNLAERAETLNYVAPQFSDEIGVKIENGRHPVVEQVLKDPFIANPVNLNQQRHLLIITGPNMGGKSTYMRQTALITLMAYIGSFVPADSAVIGQIDRIFTRIGASDDLASGRSTFMVEMTEMANILHQATSQSLVLIDEIGRGTSTYDGLSLAWACAEWLAKKTRSLTLFATHYFELTALPEQIEGIANIHLDALEHNNTIAFMHAVQDGAASKSYGLAVAALAGVPQSVIKLAKQKLHQLEKLSAQNGDQQIQHLRALNQHQGELAFESEPDALREAIEQLDPDELSPKQALAYLYQLKKML, encoded by the coding sequence ATGAATTTACAAGACAATTTCGATCAGCATACGCCGATGATGCAGCAATATCTCAAGTTAAAAGCAGAAAATCCCGACATTTTGTTGTTTTATCGAATGGGGGATTTTTACGAGCTTTTTTATGATGATGCAAAAAAAGCGGCAGCGTTGTTAGATATTTCTTTAACGAAACGTGGACAATCAGCAGGTAATCCAATTCCCATGGCTGGCGTGCCTTATCATGCGGTAGAAGGCTATTTAGCAAAATTAGTGCAATTAGGTGAACCTGTAGCCATTTGTGAGCAAGTGGGTGATCCCGCCACATCAAAAGGACCGGTTGAACGCAAAATTGTACGAATTGTGACACCAGGTACAGTAAGTGATGAAGCGCTTTTACCAGAACGCCAAGATAACTTAATTGTAGCCGTTTATCAGGAAAAAGAAAAATTCGGTCTAGCTACATTAGACATGACATCTGGACGTTTCCAACTTTGTGAACCTCATTCAAAAGAAGCCTTACAAGCTGAATTACAGCGTATTAATCCCGTGGAATTACTTTATTGTGAAGATTTTGCTGAAATGGCCATTATCGAACATTATAAAGGATTACGCCGTCGCCCAATTTGGGAATTTGAACTTAGTACAGCAATCTCAGAACTTAATCGTCAATTTGGTACGAAAGATTTACGTGCATTTGGTGTAGAAAAATCACCTCTTGGCTTGGCAGCAGCAGGCTGTTTATTGCAATATGCAAAAGAAACACAACGGGCTTCTCTGCCACACATTCAAAGCATCAGTGTCATTCAAAATAACGATAATATTCAATTAGATGCTGCAACACGCCGAAATTTAGAACTCACTCAAAATCTTGCGGGCGGCACAGAAAACACGCTGGCTTCGGTATTAGATAAATGCGTTACACCAATGGGTAGCCGTTTGTTAAAACGTTGGATTCATCAACCTATCCGTCAAACAGACATTCTATTAAAACGCCAAAAAACGATTGGTGAAATTATTGAGCAAGATTTGTATCACGAATTGCAGCCTTATTTGCAACAAGTGGGGGATATGGAACGTATTCTTACCCGTGTAGCACTGCGTTCTGCACGTCCTCGCGATCTCACGCGTTTACGTACCGCATTAGAACAAATTGAACCGATAAAATCACTGATTCATACAAAAACATCATCAAATTTGACCGCACTTTCTGCACAAATTGATGATTTTTCCGCACAAATCGAGCTACTTCAAAAAGCAATTATTGAAACTCCTCCGTTATTAATTCGCGATGGTGGCGTTATTGCTGAAGGCTATAATGCAGAATTAGATGAATGGCGAACCCTTTCCGCTGGCGCAACGCAATATTTAGAAAATTTAGAACAACGCGAACGAGAAAGCACAGGCATTGATACCTTAAAAATTGGCTTTAATGCAGTGCATGGCTATTACATTCAAATTAGCCAAGGGCAAGCTCATAAAGCACCGATTCATTATGTTCGCCGTCAAACCTTAAAAAATGCCGAGCGCTATATTATTCCTGAATTAAAAGAATACGAAGATAAGGTTTTAAAATCAAAAGGCGCGGCGCTTGCTTTAGAAAAGCAACTTTATGATGAATTATTTGATTTATTGTTGCCACATTTAGGTCAATTGCAGTTAGCTAGCTTGGCATTGTCTGAATTGGATGTGTTAGTTAATCTCGCAGAACGAGCAGAAACCTTAAATTATGTTGCACCACAATTTAGTGATGAAATTGGCGTAAAAATTGAAAATGGTCGCCATCCTGTAGTGGAACAAGTCTTAAAAGATCCCTTTATTGCTAACCCTGTGAATCTCAATCAGCAACGTCATTTGCTGATTATTACTGGCCCAAATATGGGTGGTAAAAGTACCTATATGCGTCAAACGGCTTTAATTACGTTAATGGCGTATATAGGCAGTTTTGTGCCAGCTGATAGTGCGGTTATTGGGCAAATTGATCGTATTTTTACTCGAATTGGTGCTTCTGACGATTTGGCATCCGGTCGTTCTACATTTATGGTAGAAATGACCGAAATGGCCAATATTCTTCATCAAGCCACTTCACAAAGTTTAGTTCTTATTGATGAAATTGGGCGAGGCACTTCTACCTATGATGGGCTTTCTTTAGCTTGGGCTTGTGCTGAATGGTTAGCGAAGAAAACTCGTTCACTTACGTTATTTGCGACCCATTATTTTGAACTCACCGCACTGCCAGAACAAATTGAAGGCATTGCCAATATTCATTTAGATGCGTTAGAACATAACAATACCATCGCCTTTATGCATGCGGTTCAAGACGGTGCGGCAAGTAAAAGTTATGGTCTTGCTGTTGCAGCGCTGGCAGGTGTACCTCAATCTGTCATTAAACTGGCGAAGCAAAAATTACATCAGTTAGAAAAATTGTCGGCACAAAATGGTGATCAACAAATTCAACATTTAAGAGCGTTAAATCAACATCAAGGTGAATTGGCTTTTGAATCGGAGCCTGATGCTTTACGCGAAGCCATTGAGCAACTTGATCCAGATGAATTAAGTCCAAAACAAGCCTTAGCTTATCTGTATCAATTGAAGAAAATGCTGTAA
- the glpX gene encoding class II fructose-bisphosphatase — protein sequence MNRALAIEFSRVTEAAALAAYTWLGRGNKNAADEAAVKAMRYMLNLIHMDGEIVIGEGEIDEAPMLYIGEKVGSGNGELVSIAVDPIDGTRMTAMGQLNAISVLAAGGKRTFLKAPDMYMEKLVVGPEVKGMIDLSLPIEQNLRRVASRLGKSLSDLTVMVLAKPRHDEVIKQMHNLGIRVMAIPDGDVAASVLCCLPDAEVDMVYGIGGAPEGVAAAAAIRALGGDMQARLIPRNEVKGDTEENRKIAAEEVQRCEALGVKVNEVLKLEDLVRDDNLVFAATGITHGELLKGISRRGNLATTETLLIRGKSRTIRKIQSIHYLDRKDSEIYEILRN from the coding sequence ATGAATCGTGCATTAGCTATTGAATTTTCAAGAGTAACCGAAGCGGCAGCATTAGCAGCTTATACTTGGCTTGGTCGTGGTAATAAAAATGCGGCAGATGAGGCAGCAGTCAAAGCCATGCGTTATATGCTGAATTTAATCCATATGGACGGTGAAATTGTGATTGGTGAAGGAGAAATTGACGAAGCACCAATGCTTTATATTGGCGAAAAAGTGGGCTCAGGTAATGGTGAGCTCGTTTCTATTGCGGTTGATCCGATTGATGGCACACGAATGACCGCAATGGGCCAATTGAATGCCATTTCAGTATTGGCAGCTGGCGGTAAACGAACCTTCTTAAAAGCGCCAGATATGTATATGGAAAAATTAGTCGTGGGTCCTGAAGTAAAAGGCATGATTGATTTAAGTTTACCAATTGAACAAAATCTTCGCCGTGTCGCTTCTCGTTTAGGTAAATCCTTATCGGATTTAACAGTGATGGTGCTCGCTAAACCACGTCATGATGAAGTGATTAAACAAATGCATAATCTTGGTATTCGCGTGATGGCTATTCCGGATGGTGATGTGGCGGCTTCGGTTTTATGTTGCTTACCTGATGCTGAAGTGGATATGGTTTATGGCATTGGCGGTGCACCTGAAGGTGTGGCAGCCGCCGCTGCAATTCGAGCATTAGGTGGAGATATGCAAGCTCGTCTTATTCCACGCAATGAAGTGAAAGGCGATACGGAAGAAAATCGTAAAATTGCCGCTGAAGAAGTTCAACGTTGTGAAGCCTTAGGTGTGAAGGTCAATGAAGTCTTAAAATTAGAAGATTTAGTGCGTGATGATAACCTTGTTTTTGCCGCAACGGGAATTACGCACGGTGAATTACTCAAAGGGATTTCTCGTCGTGGCAACTTAGCTACCACTGAAACCTTATTAATCCGTGGTAAATCACGCACCATTCGTAAAATCCAATCCATCCATTATCTCGATAGAAAAGATTCTGAAATCTATGAGATTTTAAGAAATTAG
- a CDS encoding cell division protein ZapB: MSLEILDQLEEKIRQAVETIQLLQLEVEELKEQKNQSQQAVEALQHENEQLKNEHRNWQEHIRSLLGKFDNV, encoded by the coding sequence ATGTCTTTAGAAATTTTAGATCAGCTTGAAGAAAAAATTAGACAAGCAGTAGAAACCATTCAATTACTTCAACTTGAAGTAGAAGAATTAAAAGAACAAAAAAATCAATCTCAACAAGCGGTAGAAGCGTTGCAACATGAAAACGAGCAACTTAAAAATGAACACCGCAACTGGCAAGAACATATTCGTTCATTGTTGGGTAAATTCGACAACGTATAA
- the mioC gene encoding FMN-binding protein MioC: MNICVISGSTLGGAEYVAEHLEDVLKTQDFSTALFHGPELDDVIDENIWLIVTSTHGAGELPDNLKPLFEQIAASDKDLSSLRFAVVGLGNSDYDTFCHAVNKVETQLSEKSAVKICDSLKIDVLHVDDQEQFAEDWLPQFINAL; this comes from the coding sequence ATGAATATTTGCGTGATTTCAGGCAGCACATTAGGCGGCGCTGAATATGTGGCAGAGCATTTAGAAGATGTGTTAAAAACACAAGATTTTTCTACCGCACTTTTCCACGGACCAGAACTTGATGATGTGATTGATGAAAATATTTGGTTGATTGTCACTTCAACACATGGTGCAGGTGAATTGCCTGATAATTTGAAACCACTCTTTGAACAAATTGCGGCATCAGATAAAGATTTATCTTCTCTCCGCTTTGCCGTTGTAGGCTTAGGCAATTCAGATTACGATACATTCTGTCATGCCGTGAATAAAGTTGAAACACAATTAAGTGAAAAAAGTGCGGTCAAAATTTGCGACAGTTTAAAAATCGATGTCTTGCATGTTGATGATCAAGAACAATTTGCTGAAGATTGGCTACCACAATTTATAAATGCACTTTAG